Below is a genomic region from Burkholderia pyrrocinia.
TCGACGTCAGGTACGCGAAGCCGAGCTCGAGGATCTTCGGCGTGAGCCGGAACAACCGGCCGTCGGCGTCGACGTAGCCGAGCGTCTGCAGCGTGAGCAGGATCCGGCGCGCGCCCGCGCGCGTCAGGCCGGTAGCCGACGCGACCTCGGTGAGCGTCTGCTCCGGGCGTGCCGCGTCGAAGGCGCGGATCACCGCGAGGCCGCGCGCGAACGACTGCACATAGGAGTCGCCGGGTTTCGTCTGAGTGTCTTCGGGTGTCATGAGCGGTTGGAATATCGTGCAGCCGAGAAGATAGCGCATGGGGCCTGACACGCCAACCGCACGGCGGACCGGGCGCTTGACAGGTCGTCCCCGCACTCCCTATGATGCGTTGAGCGTTCGATACACGATCTTATGTTCGTATATAGAACATTTAAGCGCATCCCGGCGGGCAATGCAAGGGGCGCGCCCCGTTCATTTCCCAGCCTTGCATGTGGCCGGAGCCAGCGCTAGCGCGCCCACGCCGGCCGACCGCGAAGCCATGGGACCGGAGTAAGCGCCGAAGCGCCACCTCCGGCCGACTGGAGACACTGATGACCGAAGCTTTTCTGTGTGATGCGATCCGTACGCCGATCGGGCGTTACGGCGGTGCGTTGTCCGGCGTGCGCGCCGACGATCTCGGCGCGGTGCCGCTCAAGGCGCTCGTCGAGCGCAACCGCGACGTCGACTGGACGGCGATCGACGACGTGATCTACGGCTGCGCGAACCAGGCCGGCGAAGACAACCGCAACGTCGCGCGCATGTCGGCGCTGCTCGCGGGCCTGCCGCAGGGCGTGCCGGGTTCGACGATCAACCGGCTGTGCGGTTCCGGGATGGATGCGGTCGGCGTAGCCGCTCGGGCGATCAAGTCGGGCGAGGCCGCGCTGATGGTCGCGGGCGGCGTCGAGAGCATGACGCGCGCGCCGTTCGTGATGGGCAAGGCCGCGAGCGCGTTCGCGCGTCAGGCCGACATCTTCGACACGACGATCGGCTGGCGTTTCGTCAATCCGCTGATGAAGCAGCTTCACGGCGTCGATTCGATGCCGGAGACGGCCGAGAACGTCGCGGTCGATTACAACATCAGCCGCGCCGACCAGGACCTGTTCGCGCTGCGCAGCCAGCAGAAGGCCGCGCGTGCGCAGCAGGACGGCACGCTCGCCGAGGAAATCGTGTCGGTCACGATTGCCCAGAAGAAGGGCGATCCGGTGGTCGTGTCGCGCGACGAACATCCGCGCGAGACGTCGCTCGAAACGCTCGCGAAGCTGAAGGGCGTCGTGCGCCCGGACGGCTCGGTGACGGCCGGCAACGCGTCGGGCGTCAACGACGGCGCCGCCGCGCTGCTGCTCGCGAACGAGGAAACCGCGAAGCGCTTCGGCCTGACGCCGCGTGCGCGCGTGCTCGGCATCGCGACGGCCGGCGTCGCACCGCGCGTGATGGGCATCGGCCCCGCGCCGGCTACGCAGAAGCTGCTCGCGCGGCTCGGGATGACGATCGACCAGTTCGACGTGATCGAGCTGAACGAGGCGTTCGCGTCGCAGGGTCTCGCGGTGCTGCGCATGCTCGGCGTCGCCGACGACGATCCGCGCGTGAACCCGAACGGCGGCGCGATCGCACTCGGCCATCCGCTCGGCGCATCGGGTGCGCGTCTCGTGACGACCGCGATGTATCAGCTGCATCGCACGAACGGCCGCTTTGCGCTGTGCACGATGTGCATCGGCGTCGGCCAGGGCATCGCGATCGCGATCGAACGCGTCTGATACGCGTGACGCGGAGAAGCGGCCGGACCTGCGCCGCTTCGCTGTTTTTCCGCCTCACCGCTCCCCGAACGATGCGCGGCACGACAATCGTCGTGCCGCGCATTGTCGTTAACCGGCCTGCGATATCTGCCTGAGGCGCGCGTCGAGCGCGTCGATCTCGGTGTCCGCGAACACCTCGATGCCGTGCTCGCGCAGCAACGCCGCCGTGACACCGGCGCCCGCATGCCGCCGGTTCGCGAAACTCCCGTCATAAATGAAGGTGCTGCCGCACGACGGACTGCCGTCGGCCAGGATCGCGAAGCGGCAATCGTGCGCGCGCGCGAGTGCCAGCGCGGTTTGCGCGCCGGAGACGAACGGCGCCGTCACGTCGGTGCCGTTCACGTCGACGATGCGTGCGGCGCCCGACAGAACCCGCTGCCCCGATTCGCCATCCGCGATTTCGGCGGGCGGGCGCGGCACGCTGAAGCCGCCAGCCAGTTCGGGGCAGACGGGCACGAGACGCCCTTCGCGCTGCCACCGTTCGAGCGCGTCGTGCGCGGCGGCCTTGGCCGAGCCGTTGTAACGCACCGGATGACCGACCACGCACATGCTGACGAGGATCTTCGGCATGGCCTGCGGCTGCGGTTCGTTCTGCAATTTCGCTCTCCGTGATCGCTGATGGCAGCTGTGGCAAAGCGGGAAATTCTACGCGTCGCACGCGTGCCGGTGCGTCAGGCCGTCGGTCCTTCCAGATGAATGTCTTCCGGCTCGAGCGCGTACAGCGCCGGGTCGGGCGATGTGCTGACCGTAAAGCCGAGCCGCAGGTAGAAGTCGATCGTGCGCTGCGACGGCGTCGCCGACACATACAGGCGTTCGGCACTCATCGCGCGCGCCTGCGCGCGGGCCGCGCGATAGAGCTGTTCGCCGAGCCCGCAGCCGCGCCAGTCGCGGCTCACATGCAGGAACTTCAACTGCAGCATGTCGTGTCGCGGGCCGAGCGGGCGGCTGTCGACGACGACCGTCGCGACGAGCCGCGCGCCGTCGAACATGCCGAGGAACCAGCCGCCGCGATCGTGGCAGTCGAGCAGGATCGGCGTGTAGTGATCGGCTTCGCCGGCGGGCCAGCCGTCGACATCGTAGAACTCCGGAACGAGATGCAGCGCGCCGTCGCGCAGCACATACAGGTGCTCGATGATCTCGCGCCGGTCGATGGTCCACACGAGCGGCACCTCGTCGCGCGCGAGTGTGCGTGCGCAAAGCGCGTCGCGTTCGGCGGCGGTACGGCGCGTCATGCGGCCACCCGGTGCGCGGCGATCGCATGCATCAGCGGCAGGCGCGGCATGTCGGCGTGCTCGAACCGCGCGAAGCCGATCGCTTCGTCGCAGATGTCGACGCCCGTCGCATCCGCGCCGTCGCGCACGAGGCTCGGCGTGTCCTGCCCCGCGTTGCACTGCAGGTGCAAAAGCCGCAGGCCCGTGACGTCGCCGGGCAGTTCGCGTGCTTCCGGAAACAGCATCGAGCCGCCATCGCGGAAAAAGGCGGCCTGATCGCCTTTATGGCTGTTATGCGCGGCAGTCGCCGTATTCCAGGACAGCCGATTCAGTTCGTGCAATGCCTTTTTCATCGAATTCGAATACCGGTTGAATGGAGCAGGATAGATCGAATCGTTTCGCCGCGCGCAATGACTGCCGGTATTGGCGCGTCATGCGGCGTTTCCGGACAGCGCGTTGTGACATCCGGATAAACGCGCGCGGCGATTATCGCCGGATTATTTGATCGAAATCATGGCGGCGGCCGAATTGCATATTTTATGCGCGGCAAGGGTAAGGTTTTCGGCCGGATTGCCGACAGTAAAGACGAAGACCGTCGTAAAGCGATCAACCGTTTTTCGGCTACTGAGCGTGATTTCAGCGCGGCGCGGACGACAGATCCGCCTTTCGGAGCCTTGCATGCGCAACAACCAGCCTGTTACCCAACAAGAATTCGATTTTCCCGACGACGTCACGCTGATGTCGACGACCGATGCCGACGGCACCATCACGTACGCGAACACGACGTTCGCGCAGGTGAGCGGCTTCTCGAACGAGGAGCTCGTCGGCCAGCCGCACAATGTGGTGCGCCACCCGGACATGCCGCGCGAGGCGTTCGCCGACATGTGGGCGACGCTCCGGCGCGGCGAGCCGTGGACCGCGCTCGTCAAGAACCGCCGCAAGAACGGCGATCATTACTGGGTGCGCGCGAACGCGATCCCGGTGATGCGCAACGGCGAGCCGCAAGGCTACATGTCGGTGCGCACGAGGGCGCCGCGCGACGAGTCCGAGACTGCCGACGCGCTGTATCGCGCGTTTCGCGAAGGCAAGGCGGGCCAGCGCCGGTTCCACAAGGGGCTCGTTATCCGCACCGGGCTGCTGCGCATCGCGTCGCTGTCGCAGACGATGTCGGTGCGTGCGCGCGTTCATGCGGCGCTGTGCGTGCTGGCGCCGGTTGTCGTCGGCGCGGGCTGGGCATGCGGGCTGGCCGGCGGCGGGCTCGCGGCATTTGCCGGCGTGACGGTCGGCGTGACGGCTACGGCCGGACTATGGCTCGACGCGCAGATCGTGCAGCCGCTGAAGCGGCTGCACGACCAGGCGCTGAACGTCGCGACCGGCGAGAGCCGGCGCGGCGTGCGGATGAACCGCGTCGACGAGATCGGGATGACGCTGCGCACGATCAACCAGCTCGGGCTGATGTTCCGCTGGCTCGTCGACGACGTCAGCGAACAGGTGCACAACGTGCAGCGCGCGAGCAACGAGATCGCGCAGGGCAACAACGACCTGAGCGCGCGCACCGAGCAGGCCGCGTCGAGCGTGCAGGAGACGGCCGCGTCGATGGCCGAGATGACAGCGACGGTCGACAGCAACGCGGAAACCGCGCTGCAGGCAAACCGGCTCGCGGTATCGGCGAGCGATGTGGCCGAGCGCGGCGGAAAGGCGGTGAGCGAAGTGGTCACGACGATGAACGACATCACCGACAGCTCGCGCAAGATCGCGGACATCATCGGCGTGATCGATGGCATCGCATTCCAGACCAACATCCTCGCGCTGAATGCGGCGGTCGAAGCCGCGCGTGCGGGCGAACAGGGGCGCGGCTTCGCGGTGGTCGCGGGCGAAGTGCGGGCGCTCGCGCAGCGCAGCGCGAATGCGGCGAAGGAGATCAAGACGCTGATCGGCGCGAGCGTCGAGCGGGTCGAATCGGGCGCGAGGATCGTCGACGGCGCGGGCAAGACGATGGAGGACATCGTCACGCAGGTGAAACGCGTATCGGACCTGATCGCGGAGATCAGTTCGTCGACGGCCGAGCAGAGCACGGGTGTCGCGCAGGTCGATCAGGCGGTCGTGCACCTGGACAACATCACGCAGCAGAACGCGGCGCTCGTCGAGCAGAGTACGGCGGCGTCGGAGAGCCTGCAACAGCAGGCAACGCGGCTTGTCGATGCGGTGAACGTGTTCCGCTGATTGAGGGGGCGCGAGGTGACGCGGGCGCGACGGAGAGGGGTGCCGGCCCGCGTCGGACCGCCCGGTTCCGGCCGGGCGGTCAGGGCCTGTCGCCGAAGCGGCAGGCCCTGAACCGTCAGACGGCGAGGCAGAGGTACTTGATCACGACGTAGTCGTCGATGCCGTAGTGCGAACCTTCGCGGCCGAGGCCCGACTGCTTGACGCCGCCGAACGGCGCGACTTCGTTCGAGATCAGGCCCGTGTTCACGCCGACCATCCCGTATTCGAGCGCCTCGGCGACCTTCCACACGCGACCGATGTCGCGGCTGTAGAAGTACGCGGCCAGACCGAACTCGGTGTCGTTCGCGAGGCGGATCACCTCGTCGTCGCTGCCGAACTTGAACAGCGGCGCGAGCGGCCCGAACGTTTCTTCCTTCGCGACCTTCATCGCCGGCGTGACACCCGTCAGCACGGTCGGCTCGAAGAAGCCGTGGCCGAGCGCGTGGCGCTTGCCGCCCGTCACGACGGTCGCGCCCTTCGCGAGCGCGTCCTCGATGTGCGCCTCGACCTTCAGCACGGCCGCTTCGTTGATCAGCGGGCCTTGCGTGACGCCCGGCTCGGTGCCGCGACCGACCTTCAGCTGGCCGACCGCCGCCGCAAGCTTCTGCGCGAACTGGTCGTACACGGCTTCATGCACGTAGAAACGGTTCGTGCACACGCACGTCTGGCCGCTGTTGCGGTACTTCGACGCGATCGCGCCCTGCACGGCCGCATCGAGATCGGCGTCGTCGAACACGATGAACGGCGCGTTGCCGCCGAGCTCGAGCGAGACCTTCTTGACCGTCGCCGCGCATTGCGCCATCAGCAGGCGGCCGACCGGCGTCGAGCCGGTGAACGACAGCTTGCGCACGATCGGGTTCGACGTCAGTTCGCCGCCGATCGCCTTCGGGTCGCCCGTGACGACGCTGAACACGCCGGCCGGCACACCCGCGCGCTCGGCCAGCACGGCCATCGCGAGCGCGGAGAACGGCGTCGCCTCGGCCGGCTTCACGACGATCGGGCAGCCTGCGGCGAGCGCCGGGCCGACCTTGCGCGTGATCATCGCCGCCGGGAAGTTCCACGGCGTGATCGCCGCGCACACGCCGATCGCTTCCTTCGTCACGACGATGCGCTTGTCGCTCGCCGGCGTCGGGATCGTGTCGCCGTACACGCGCTTGCCTTCTTCCGCGAACCATTCGAGGAACGACGCCGCGTAGCCGATCTCGCCCTTCGCCTCTGCCAGCGACTTGCCTTGCTCGGTCGTCAGGATCAGCGCGAGGTCGTCGGCGTTTTCCATCATCAGGTCGTGCCACTTGCGCAGGATGACCGCGCGTTCCTTCGCGGTCTTCTTGCGCCACGCCGGCCATGCGGCGTTCGCGGCGTCGATCGCGTGACGCGTCTCGGCCGTGCCCATCGCCGGCACGGTGCCGAGCAGGCCGCCCGTCGCCGGGTTGCGGACTTCGAACGTCTCGCCGTTCGTTGCGCCTTGCCATTCGCCGTTGACGTACGCCTGCTGGCGGAACAGCGACGGATCCTTCAGTGCCAGGGTTTCTTGAACAGTGCTCATGCCGGTGTCTGCTTTGAAGATGACGGATGAAAAGGCCGCCGCCGTCTCGACGACGGCGGCGGCGCATTCAGTGGACGGGAACTCAGGCCGGCACGCCGACCGTTTCCTTCAGCACTTCCTCGAGGATCACGAGCGCTTC
It encodes:
- the pcaF gene encoding 3-oxoadipyl-CoA thiolase; protein product: MTEAFLCDAIRTPIGRYGGALSGVRADDLGAVPLKALVERNRDVDWTAIDDVIYGCANQAGEDNRNVARMSALLAGLPQGVPGSTINRLCGSGMDAVGVAARAIKSGEAALMVAGGVESMTRAPFVMGKAASAFARQADIFDTTIGWRFVNPLMKQLHGVDSMPETAENVAVDYNISRADQDLFALRSQQKAARAQQDGTLAEEIVSVTIAQKKGDPVVVSRDEHPRETSLETLAKLKGVVRPDGSVTAGNASGVNDGAAALLLANEETAKRFGLTPRARVLGIATAGVAPRVMGIGPAPATQKLLARLGMTIDQFDVIELNEAFASQGLAVLRMLGVADDDPRVNPNGGAIALGHPLGASGARLVTTAMYQLHRTNGRFALCTMCIGVGQGIAIAIERV
- a CDS encoding DUF523 domain-containing protein is translated as MQNEPQPQAMPKILVSMCVVGHPVRYNGSAKAAAHDALERWQREGRLVPVCPELAGGFSVPRPPAEIADGESGQRVLSGAARIVDVNGTDVTAPFVSGAQTALALARAHDCRFAILADGSPSCGSTFIYDGSFANRRHAGAGVTAALLREHGIEVFADTEIDALDARLRQISQAG
- a CDS encoding GNAT family N-acetyltransferase gives rise to the protein MTRRTAAERDALCARTLARDEVPLVWTIDRREIIEHLYVLRDGALHLVPEFYDVDGWPAGEADHYTPILLDCHDRGGWFLGMFDGARLVATVVVDSRPLGPRHDMLQLKFLHVSRDWRGCGLGEQLYRAARAQARAMSAERLYVSATPSQRTIDFYLRLGFTVSTSPDPALYALEPEDIHLEGPTA
- a CDS encoding PAS domain-containing methyl-accepting chemotaxis protein, with the protein product MRNNQPVTQQEFDFPDDVTLMSTTDADGTITYANTTFAQVSGFSNEELVGQPHNVVRHPDMPREAFADMWATLRRGEPWTALVKNRRKNGDHYWVRANAIPVMRNGEPQGYMSVRTRAPRDESETADALYRAFREGKAGQRRFHKGLVIRTGLLRIASLSQTMSVRARVHAALCVLAPVVVGAGWACGLAGGGLAAFAGVTVGVTATAGLWLDAQIVQPLKRLHDQALNVATGESRRGVRMNRVDEIGMTLRTINQLGLMFRWLVDDVSEQVHNVQRASNEIAQGNNDLSARTEQAASSVQETAASMAEMTATVDSNAETALQANRLAVSASDVAERGGKAVSEVVTTMNDITDSSRKIADIIGVIDGIAFQTNILALNAAVEAARAGEQGRGFAVVAGEVRALAQRSANAAKEIKTLIGASVERVESGARIVDGAGKTMEDIVTQVKRVSDLIAEISSSTAEQSTGVAQVDQAVVHLDNITQQNAALVEQSTAASESLQQQATRLVDAVNVFR
- the gabD gene encoding NADP-dependent succinate-semialdehyde dehydrogenase is translated as MSTVQETLALKDPSLFRQQAYVNGEWQGATNGETFEVRNPATGGLLGTVPAMGTAETRHAIDAANAAWPAWRKKTAKERAVILRKWHDLMMENADDLALILTTEQGKSLAEAKGEIGYAASFLEWFAEEGKRVYGDTIPTPASDKRIVVTKEAIGVCAAITPWNFPAAMITRKVGPALAAGCPIVVKPAEATPFSALAMAVLAERAGVPAGVFSVVTGDPKAIGGELTSNPIVRKLSFTGSTPVGRLLMAQCAATVKKVSLELGGNAPFIVFDDADLDAAVQGAIASKYRNSGQTCVCTNRFYVHEAVYDQFAQKLAAAVGQLKVGRGTEPGVTQGPLINEAAVLKVEAHIEDALAKGATVVTGGKRHALGHGFFEPTVLTGVTPAMKVAKEETFGPLAPLFKFGSDDEVIRLANDTEFGLAAYFYSRDIGRVWKVAEALEYGMVGVNTGLISNEVAPFGGVKQSGLGREGSHYGIDDYVVIKYLCLAV